agtgagtaggtggccgttcgatagttatatgtgttgtggagttgatggcttttttaatgccctgaaccttgtcattgaaaaatacagcaaactcattacatttaggtgtacaaaccagttctattggtagctgggttggagggttagttaatctgtttactgttgtgaacaggatacgagagttgctgctgcaacttccaattatttcagagaagtacctttcccttgttctgcataagatctggttataagcgtacaactccgccttatatattccataatgaacctggagttttgacttgcgccactttcgctcggctctgcggcactgttgtttctgtgccctgactagatcatcattcctccagggagctttctgtctatgttttctcaattgaactttcataggggcaatggcatccagaacattcaagatgctagaagtaacagaattcagcatttcatcaacattggcaccagagacgttttcagggtttatcatttatacaaactgtgccctagtgctctcatttatttgtctcctttggataactgcagggccaggcggtggtttgggagcaacagacaggtcaaagaatacacagaaatgatcagagagggcgacatcaaccacactgacattgtaaatagtaaccccccttgtgatgagcaggtccagagtgtgccctctgctgtgggtggggcaacttacatgctgaattagatcaaagctttcaaggacagcattgagctcttttgcatttctgtcattgacattatcaacatgaacattaaaatcacctgtaatgactacaccatcaaagtctgtgcacacaactgagagcatttcagtgaaatcatcgataaaactttggctgtgctgaggaggtttgtacataactatgcagagtaagggaggagtttgttttaactcaatcttaaaggacacatactcaaatgatgaaaacacaccaaatgatagtctgcgggttgcaatattatctctaaacagtgcagaaacgcctccaccctttttattttctcgtatttccgattcatgtttgtagttggggggagttgattcgactagaactatgtttcctgtgtttttgtcaagccatgtttcagttaaaaacataaaatcaagattaaaagaagagataagattattgattaaaaatgatttgttgcataaagatctgacattgagtgcagcaagtttgagattagtttccttgggactggtcaaaaccttcttgcaagggatgtgaactagatttctttgattggacagtctaactgcccttttttgcattctacgtggtgcaactacaggtatagcaccagaaggaagctgttcatcacagggccccagtttgacataacctttcctaggacactgggggcccgtttcatcctagctccggGGAATAGCAcctctagaggcgcgcaggagaggttgagttgagggtagtttgggtgatggaccgggaggagtgggagctggacgggatttgggtgaacgacggagggggcgtgttggagggggtttggatgaaggccgtgttggagggactttgggtgaaggatgaggagggggcgctggaggggtatACCTGCAAGTTTCTGATCAAATCCAGGAAAGCACGTCAGGTGCAGTTCGGCCATTTTTGAAGGTCATAATAGAGTTGATGCGTCTGTGCTCTGAAAGAAATTGTTTGACTGAATTGAAATTGTCAGAATTGTTTGGAAAGACACCAACAGATGAAGAGTTCCAGATACAAATAATAGGGAAACCTCAGTTATGAATGTATTGGTGTCCCATCAGAACCAAACTTCtcaggattaaaaaaacaaatattaaaaaatgatttttagtcTTTTAGCACCTGAAAGTTGTAGGTGGTGATGATAATGTTCACTAAAAATTACATCTTTAAGGTCCAGGAACAAGGtaaaagaaacaacatttaaaaagtggaaACTTAACACATTTGGGGTAAAGGACTTGTGATCCTTAATTCAAAGTTTCATAATTTCACCATTTGTAGTAAGTCTAACACTTCCATcttcaagaaaacattttttggatgTACCATGATAGGAAGAAAGGCTTCTGTaagtaaaaaaatctgaaattgtTAAAATTTGTATTATTTAACAAGTACTTTAACTGTTAAgtcccatttttttgtgtgcaccACTTAGTCATGGTACCACCTACTACCAGCAACAGATCAGCTTCCGCTGAAGAACATTGATTCGTTTATAACATTTGCTCATTTTCTTCTCTCAAAATACAGTTGAAGTTAATTTTCTGGAGGTAAACCTGGTACACGATAAATAATGAGTACATTTTTTCTCTAAGATCGGCACAGGAGTGTGACAATGTCTACATGAAAGATGGATGTTTGCTTTGGTTTGCCctgtttgcagtttttaatcataaattcCACTGACTATTTCCACTAattctaaacaaaacaaaaggaaaatgtctGCAAATACATAAGGCATAATCTAGAGAAACCCCCATTGAAATGGGAAGGAGTCCTTCCCCAGAAATAGAAAATAGACTGTGTTGTGCAAGGTGAGCATCAGCAGGGTGGGGAATGTTTTGTGTGCATTCAGTCAACACAAAGTAAGGTCTTATGTGCCCAGGCTGCAGCCTCTCTCTGCTCCTCAGCAAGCCCCTCCACTCGGGTATCAATGCAGCAGTGATGGGAACCCTTCCAAACCTGCAATAaagaagagggaagaaaaaaaaaaagcattttgctgcAGAAAAGACCTGTGCAGGATAACTGCAACTCCACAGAGAGCCGTTTCATCCCCCTTAAAAATCGAATAAGTACAACAATACTCACGAGGACTTAACTAAAGAATGACTCATGTTAATGTGTAACGTGCCATTATTCATAAGTGCCATACATCTGCATCCTCAGCTGTTAAAGGCACACCGTGTCCAGATTTACTGCAGGAAAATTTGTGCTTCCCCCAACAGGAGACAAGGACACACATCTCTGCTCCTGCCCATCCTTAATCACTTAAAGTGATATTAATAcctacaaaagtaaaaaaaatgtaaaaaatgtgaacaaaacaatCCGCTGTTTTATATTATGAAAATTCCAACTTTATTCAAGCAGAGAAGCTTTATTACCGGAATTCCCAAACATGGGGATCACATTTCAACTCTGCTTTCACCTTCCCTCTGCAGAAAACTTGAACAGTTGATATATGCCTAAAAAATTAcatagaaataaacatttctgaaagAGGTTTGACAATAATGACAGtcccatttaaaaataaatagtacCGGTAacccatttatttattgattgctCCACATTAGCTGTCCCTCTTAATAGTTTTGCATGGTTCTCCTGACTTTGGCCAACAAACCCATTGTTCAGCAGCAATCTGTGGCCCAAAAGAACAGTGAAGAAATGTTCAgaagaagcaggaaaaaaagagaaaaaactcgaTGGGATTGTTTAAAGATCCTCAAATCGTGgtatttttaactattttttgcGGGGCTTTCTACTGATGGGTgccatatattaagaaaattaagctataaaattgcattttttttatatatttctttattcgaataattatgaatcagaagcaaacaaaaattgCCATTTCAGAAGAGCGCATTTGTGAAAACcaccaatgcatccacttgtagacgactaggtCTTTGCTTGCATCATCCTATTtgaaaactgtacgactggatagctctaatatttcTAGCTATTTTTGTTACAATGGTAATGTTAGCTTAGGGTTCTGAGGGGTGTAAGCTGGCAGAAGAGTGTGTAAACTGCTCTCAATAACAACAAGGAAGGGAGCGGTGTTGCTCCATATaccaacagtcccactcacaactcagTCAAAGTTCTATTGAactacagctgctctgcagaaaatatgttcaagaaaacaacacatccacacaccaaAAACAGACTAATCCAAATTAATAGTTCAAAGGGAATCTTTAAAGCTGCAGACAGGGATGCTGTGTGAACCACATGAAGGAAACATTTACACTACAACACGCTGCATTTACCTCTATGCGGTCCAACAGAAATGAACAAACATCAGATTTACTCAAAGCTTGGATAGCCAATGAGCTTGACATTTGCCTATTTCAGTTGGTACATCTCAAACTGAGCCCCATCAACAGAATCCTATAAATAGACGTGAATGGTAACATTCTTCACATTTTAGCTTAGATTGTGAAAAGTTCCCACAGTTACTATGGAAGGTATGGCAGATACCAaggttttactttttcttctaaCGCTCAGAGAAAGTGCTCTCACAGTAGAGGTTTTAAGTGTTGAATATTTCCGCcaatctcatttttttttatttgcttaattGCATACATAAGAACCAACAGGTCTCTAAAGAAGGAGGCTATAATGACCTTTAACCTTGAAACCCCTAATGTGTGAACTTCTGAATAAATGTGTTTCATGTGGCCACAAAAGAGTGGCACAGAAGTAAAATGTCACAGATCCTCACCAGACATCTCTACTCTCAGCCTCTGAGGCATATCAGAAGCAGGAAACAAGAGTTTATTTAAATAGAGTTTTTTATTCCAAAGTTTCTAAAAAATACAGGAAGCATTTCAGTgatgcaattaaaaaacaagaataaagttctCCTTTTAATAAACTATATACAatactttttaatgaaaatcatTTCAAGAGTTAGCAAAGTAGTAAAAACTGGGATTTGTTGTCTTTGAACATCATTAAGTCTTTcatgaaagctgaaaaaagGCATCCTTTAAAGACAAAATCACACCTAATGCCTTTTTAGTTGGTTTcttctttaatttaaattatcTTAAATTCTCTCAGAGGATGTTTTTGCAGGGCAATATGAGAATTTGCAAGAGTCTTATAGCACTGTATAGCAAAGGCACAGTCTGATTAACACTTTAAATCACAATGTATCTGCTCtttagagagagaaaaagatctatgaaaaatattttaatgaagcCTGAAAAATTCATGGCTTAGACAACAGCTCTCTGGTCCAAAAATATCCAGCATTTACAAAGAAATGTAGTCCGATTAGACAAAATATGCAAGGTTgttgaattaataaaaaaacaagtccagttccaaaacaaaatcaataaattgTCCAAATTTAGAAGAGTTAAACTTTAACACGGTGACTGCTTGTGCCACCCACCGGTAAACAAACTGAAATTGCTGACCTACATTTAAAACTGTGTAGCTGTAATAAAAGAAAGAGAATAAGAGGAATTCCTTGCATTTGCAGGGTAATATTCTGCATTTGCCTGGTTAATGTCATTTACTCAGCACAACAGAAACTGTAGAGCGAAGGCAGCAGTCAATTATTTTAGCTGTGCAACTTTGAAATCTTCACCATCTGCATCGACATCAAAGCAGTCATTCTAACAGTCTCCGTAAACCATCATTTTAACTTTGAAAGTGCCTGCTGTCTGGAATATAAAGGCAATATTAAAACATATACAAATCAGAGGCTGAAACCAGCCAACACAGCTATAGAAATAGACCATAAGACACCTAAAATCAAATGTAATCTCCCTGCACGGTTCGGTTCATTGCAGGCTTTATCAAAAGAAGACACAAGCTGTTGATATTGTATCATttgttcagagaaaaaaaagaaagtttcctCATATTGGACAAGTTATTAGACTAAAGATGTTCCATTCGATTCACAGCAGCATCGCCATGTATGAGAGgctgaaaaatgatttttaattgaaatgtattatgatttttaatttttttttaaaggcaaacaTGTTTAatagcaaagcattgtggtaAAAAACCTTCCCTTTCAGCATTGCTGCTGTGAATTAAGACTGACATTTCCCACCCACTTTCACATAAATCCACACATATcaatatataatttaaaaagttgaAACTCAACTAACTTTTGTCGCTGcaatcaattcatttttttcctaaaactataaaaatgcaaatactCTGCAGTTAAAACAGACTCAAGGTTTACCTCCTCTTATCTCTATTAATGAACCAACCTTAATTATTAACAGCAAATTATGTGTTAAAAAGGCATTCTACACATCTATTTCTTAGAAACAGACCCACACCGACATCCAGATAATCTTCTTTCCCGTGAGGAAGAGAAAGACAGGAGCTCCCATTCATTGGTCCTTAATATAGATCTGATTTTCCAACAGAGTACACCTCTATGtccatcatttctttttgcCTTCTCTTGTACAACTTTACTCCCATAATGATGCCAAGGATGACCAGGATCACAGCGCAGCTGCCTCCAACCGCGGCTGCCAGAATTCCGATCTCCGATACAGAGActtaaagcagaaaacaaatgaCAGAAAGCACAGGTTCAACTTaacattttgtcatttcatAATGCAAGCACTAAGATTGTTTAAGTTTTTTAGACACTAAAACACATGTCAGCCTGTTTCAGCTtttcaaacaaactcaaacatCTACATTATTAACAGAGATAAGGCTATAGAGTACAGCACACAATGTGTAGGTAAGGCCgttttttcgttttgttttttgttattttaaggtATGAATATTGTTAGTACAAGGTAGGTGGGTAACCTAAAAGAAAACAGGGTATATCCAGAAATCTAATTTCCTTGCAATTAAAATGTTCCAACCTCTGTTGTGTATTCTAATCTAAAACACACTTATACATATGTAAATCATAATTACAAATCCATATTATCATTCCTAAGCAGTTACAGGCTACTTAAAGGGTGGGCTGTACTCTAAAGAGTTATCTTtccagaaaacacaaactttaatCACTTATATGAGAATTGGAGTTTTCTTTAATAATGTGCACAACGCTGTCCGTCTAACCTTTATTGACGACCTTAAGGTCAATCTCTCCATGATTGCCGAGCACATCGGGTCGATTCTTCACTTGGCAAGTGTAGGTGCCATTAAAGGTTGGAGAAACCTTTTGCAAGGTGATGGAGGCATCCCGCTTCACGACATTGCCTGACCACACAACACGGCCTTTGAAGAGCCCTTGCTCCTCAGGATATGGGGTGCCTTGGTGGTAAAAAACCTGACAcaatcacaaaaataaataaataaagcaaacaaataatttttgcAACATCAGACGTGAAAATCCATTTCTACTGAAACTTGGAGAAAAGTATAAGTTTGAAAAGTGGTTTTCAAGAATTGGCTTCAGCTCCAGTCactaaaatttagaaaaaaaattgaaaaatgagtGTGAATGACGATCAGAGCTATAGGACCCGTTCTATTTCTGCTCATTAAATACTAattatttcaacccaaaagaaCCCAGGccaatttttcctaaaaaagacAATTATGTGGGAAATACAGCAGACCAAGTGGATCACAGAAGACATTTTCTATGTtcttctgttacactgatgtcataTGAAGTAATCCTTGTGCAGTAgtggttttaggcacgggccatacagGCAATtgtgcttgaaataaaaaataaatagaaaatatcaGCGTCACTATTGGTTTTCTATTATTTACTTTACCgcagagtttgtttgttttgtcctgtaacatgttcatatttgtatacttttgacagaatatattctTATGGAGAGCAACATATTAtacgttatttaaggtttaacttaatttattctggattaatattcctgttttcgttcatgtttatgttcaaaaagttacattttaaagttttaaaagtttagctttcgtatgttcaataaatgtttatcttgttcaTCCCGCGACCTAAAGCTTGTTTTGGATTTAGGTCCTTTAGGCCTAAtcgtaaaccccccccccccccccccataatatGAGTACAGTTCATgcatattcaaataaaaatagggaacACAAAAGGATGTAGTCAAATTGTGTGTGCGGGGGGCGCTGGGGGGTTACTGACCCGGGGATTAAGTTAGTGTAGAAACAACACTGTATTTGTGCCACTACATTGGGAACATAAGTCACAGTTTTGAAACCAACATTTGGTTCCTtcctctgcagagaaaagctgaGTTTGTGCGGTTAACTGAGacacagcgccccctgctggttcaacaccgcggtgatcaaaaatcgtCACAGCACTAAAATAAAGGAATTTATTTACCGAGATTTCAGCTTGTGAATTAGGAGGTCTGTAGTTCCAAACTACAGTGACTGACTGATCCGACACCGGCTGAGTGGACTTGAATGTGCAGCTCAACTTCACATCTGACCCGTTGACCGCAACCACCTCACTTGGAGTATGAACTTCTATTGCAGACACTTCCATttctgaaattaaaacaaaaaacacaaagaatgaGCCATGGTACTATGCAAAAATAAGAGAATTCTTAGCTCTGCAGTAACTATCATTGAGAGTCTTTTACAAACCAGAATTGCATGTGCAGACTTACAGagttcatttaaacatttttgtgaaaatatttttacacaatTTGTCAAGATTTTTATAGCCGAAAACctccacaaatgcatttctttgcatttataaacaacagaaacaacatTTATTGTGTGACTATTTGAGAACAGTTGTGAACTCATTTACACATGGAGGTCAAGCGTAAACAGTCTCAACATCAGTTTACAGGtaccaaaaaacatttaagaaagtGGTAAAGTTTTCAGAAATAATTGTACATAATGtttatttcctatttttaaGAGTCCACTATAACAAGCCATATCATTTTTGGGAACTTTTAAAGGAGGTTAAATGTGAaccaaaacttttcttttaattaattaaatcatTCTTGCAAAAAAACATGTGGATTGGAAGTATatctaaaaacagtttaaaaaaagataaaacattttgcaaataAATGAGAGTGGATCTTTTTAGGATAATCTGGTCAAAAAGAGCGAAAAAGTTATTTGGAGGATATTTCAAAAATCACAGAAACTTTGTgatcttagaaaaaacaaaaaccagggGAACCAGGAAAGAAagaacaggcaaaaaaaaagatagattaCAAGGAAGTGGAAGCATAAAGCTAGTCGATTAAAATCAAAGTATACTTCACAGATGAACATTGCCGTTGTAGAGGAAATACAGAATCTATTTTGAGCTTCACAGCAATGAAATAGTAAAAATAGTAGAgcgaaaaaaattatttttttcaaggcTTGTCAAAACAACAATTCTCTAACCAAACTGGATTTGccacttttcctgtttttaacagAACTACCTCTCTGTGAAAGAGCAAACGGATAACATTTAACTTAGGCACTGCAAGGATGTCAATCATTTCATGATTCTTTGCAGGTTACAATTGGGATTGATAGTTCAGTTTAGTTGAAACTGGACAGCAACAAAGGAGACCTTAGATATAGGTGGTCTTGGGGGAGTTCATACAAGGGGGGAATGTTATGGGGGGCCTAAAAGATGctattcattatttaaaaaaaatagttttaagatTCCCTTTGTTGACGCAGATCAGTTCAGAGTAATAATCTCTTTTCGTGAGTGATACCAGGGCTTTGTACATTCTGAGATGGGTTTTAAACATTTCCCCTGTGCACAGACAGTCCAGCTCTGTAGAGCCGCTCA
The DNA window shown above is from Oryzias latipes chromosome 14, ASM223467v1 and carries:
- the LOC101170207 gene encoding myelin protein zero-like protein 2, which encodes MSNHCDLMWLLFLGGLVLPEMEVSAIEVHTPSEVVAVNGSDVKLSCTFKSTQPVSDQSVTVVWNYRPPNSQAEISVFYHQGTPYPEEQGLFKGRVVWSGNVVKRDASITLQKVSPTFNGTYTCQVKNRPDVLGNHGEIDLKVVNKVSVSEIGILAAAVGGSCAVILVILGIIMGVKLYKRRQKEMMDIEVYSVGKSDLY